The DNA segment GGTGGGCACCGTGGGCCAGCAGAACCTGGACCCGGAAAAGAACAAGTCCTATGAAGTGGGCGGCAAGTGGGACCTGCTGGGCGGCGACCTGTCGCTGAACTCGGCGCTGTTCCAGATCACCAAGGACAACGCCCGCAGCCAGATCGACGCCACCACGTACTCGCTGGCCGGCAAGATCCGCGTGCGCGGCTTCCGCGCCGGCGCGACCGGCCGCATCACCAGCAAGTGGCAAGTCTTCGCGGGATACACCTACCTGGACGGCGAGATCGTCAACGGCATCGCCGCCGGCACCCAAGGCATGGTCCCGACCAATACGCCCAAGCACACCGCGACGGCATGGACCAGCTACCGCGTGTTGCAGGACTGGGAAGTGGGCGGCGGCGCCTTCTATATGTCGCAGCGCTACGCCAACAACACCAACACCGTGCAGGTGGGTGGCTACGTGCGCTGGGACGGCATGATTGCCTACCATCAGCCGAAGTACGACGTGCGCCTGAACCTGTTCAACGTGTTCGACAAGAAGTACTACGATGCGCTGATCCAGTCGGACGGCGGACGCTCGGTGCCCGGCACCGGCCGCACCGCGATGCTGTCCTTCATCTACCGTATGTAAGCTGAGGTAAAGTGGCGCGATGCCACGTCACGCGGCGGCGCCGGAAACCTCCCGCGCGCTGGCGCCGAACCCTGTCGAGATCGTCATGCTTGTCTGCATTCCCAAGGTACTCAACGCGGAGCAGCTTGCCGTGCTGCGCCAGCATCTCGACCAGGCCGGCACGGCCTGGGTGGATGGCCGCGTATCGGCCGGCTACTCCGGCGCGCCGGTCAAGTTCAACCAGCAGATCGACGAGCGCGCCGAAGTGGCACAGCAGTGCCAGCACCTGATCCTTGGCATGCTCGAGCGCAATCCGCTGTTCATCAGCGCCGCGCTGCCCAATATCGTCTACCCGCCGATGTTCAACCGCTACAGCGAGGGCATGACCTTCGGCGCCCATGTGGACGGCAGCGTGCGCATTCATCCGCACAATGGCCGCAAGCTGCGTACCGACGTCTCGGCCACGCTCTTCCTCAGCGACCCCGCCAGCTATGACGGCGGCGAGCTGCAGGTGGAAGACACCTACGGCACCCACAGCGTCAAGCTGGAAGCCGGCGACATGGTGATCTATCCCGCCACCAGC comes from the Cupriavidus basilensis genome and includes:
- a CDS encoding Fe2+-dependent dioxygenase, with the translated sequence MLVCIPKVLNAEQLAVLRQHLDQAGTAWVDGRVSAGYSGAPVKFNQQIDERAEVAQQCQHLILGMLERNPLFISAALPNIVYPPMFNRYSEGMTFGAHVDGSVRIHPHNGRKLRTDVSATLFLSDPASYDGGELQVEDTYGTHSVKLEAGDMVIYPATSLHQVTPITRGTRVASFFWIQSLVRDDAQRALLFDLDNAIQKLNQTGADDGARRSLVGCYHNLLRQWTET